The following are encoded together in the Lathyrus oleraceus cultivar Zhongwan6 chromosome 3, CAAS_Psat_ZW6_1.0, whole genome shotgun sequence genome:
- the LOC127127297 gene encoding protein FATTY ACID EXPORT 3, chloroplastic yields the protein MASMSFTMDSVSVLNPKLNHSRPSLPTFHPLLKNRTFKLSLPRYALHQPKPLTVTFAAPEHDSDHGQVEVEKGNDDVDVDVGSEEESQEAWKQALDTFKEQALKVQGVSQEAYELYSKKAVVILKDTSEQLKIHADKAKHDLSVVAKEITEEGKEYLSSAAENSPEVKEIVETFTSPEDDLSNVSGVRDFYVGIPYGLLLSLGGFLSFMVTGSLAAIRFGVILGGGLLALSISSLKSYKKGQPSSLALKGQTAIATILFLREINSVGRGSTYFTALISGAVAAFYVYRLVLEGKPQKGSNLEGEAGN from the exons ATGGCCTCCATGAGTTTCACAATGGATTCAGTTTCTGTTTTAAACCCTAAACTTAACCATTCCCGTCCCTCTCTCCCAACCTTTCACCCTTTACTCAAAAACCGCACTTTCAAACTCTCCCTTCCCCGTTATGCTCTCCATCAACCCAAACCCTTAACCGTCACTTTCGCCGCGCCGGAACACGACTCC GATCATGGTCAAGTTGAAGTGGAGAAGGGGAATGAcgatgttgatgttgatgttggTTCCGAGGAGGAATCACAGGAAGCATGGAAGCAGGCTTTGGATACATTCAAGGAACAGGCTTTGAAGGTTCAAGGGGTTTCTCAAGAGGCTTATGAATTGTACTCGAAGAAGGCGGTCGTTATTTTGAAGGATACTTCGGAGCAGTTGAAGATACATGCTGATAAGGCCAAACATGATTTGAGTGTTGTGGCGAAGGAAATTACGGAAGAAGGGAAAGAGTATTTGTCTTCTGCTGCGGAGAATTCGCCTGAGGTGAAGGAGATTGTGGAGACTTTTACTTCCCCGGAGGATGATCTTAGCAATGTTTCTGGAGTGAGGGATTTTTATGTTGGGATACCCTATG GTTTGCTACTATCTCTGGGTGGCTTCCTTTCCTTTATGGTAACCGGAAGCCTTGCAGCAATAAGGTTTGGGGTGATTTTAGGCGGTGGTCTGTTGGCTCTAAGCATTTCAAGTTTGAAATCATATAAAAAAGGACAGCCTTCTTCTCTAGCTTTGAAGGGCCAGACAG CAATAGCAACTATCTTGTTTCTGCGGGAGATTAACTCAGTTGGCAGA GGATCAACTTATTTCACTGCCTTGATCAG TGGTGCGGTAGCGGCGTTTTACGTCTATAGACTGGTTTTGGAAGGTAAACCACAAAAAGGTTCAAACTTGGAAGGTGAAGCAGGAAACTAG
- the LOC127130997 gene encoding secreted RxLR effector protein 161-like has protein sequence MVVRSLDMEKDPFRPREKDEELFGPEVPYLNEIGALMYLANYTHPDISFAVNLLTRYISSLIRRHWNEVKHILHYLRGRIGMSLFYTKVSKFELTGYADAYYLSDPYNGRSQIGYLFTCSGTTISWRSVKQTISATSSNHAELLALHEMNARGEPINDLQKIEKMLRSMATSFDYIVVYIEWSKSLAEMKLEELQASSEAHEMRLKQRNSQKEKVAEQALQARFIKKFGKEKAKLRNNLANDEN, from the exons ATGGTTGTTAGATCATTAGATATGGAGAAAGATCCTTTTAGACCTCGAGAAAAGGATGAAGAATTGTTTGGTCCTGAAGTACCATATCTCAATGAAATTGGAGCACTAATGTACCTTGCTAATTATACACATCCTGATATATCATTTGCTGTCAATCTATTAACAAGATATATTTCTTCACTTATACGAAGACATTGGAACGAAGTAAAACATATACTTCATTACCTTAGAGGTAGAATAGGCATGAGTTTGTTTTATACCAAAGTATCCAAATTCGAATTAACAGGTTATGCAGATGCATATTACTTGTCAGATCCTTATAATGGTAGATCACAAATAGGTTATTTGTTTACATGCAGTGGTACAACAATTTCATGGAGATCAGTGAAACAAACCATATCAGCAACTTCATCTAATCATGCAGAACTTTTAGCATTACATGAG ATGAATGCACGTGGTGAACCAATCAATGATTTACAAAAGATCGAGAAGATGTTGAGATCTATGGCTACAAGCTTTGATTATATTGTAGTGTATATCGAATGGTCCAAGAGCCTAGCTGAGATGAAGTTGGAAGAACTTCAAGCTTCATCAGAGGCTCATGAGATGAGATTGAAGCAAAGAAACTCACAAAAAGAGAAAGTGGCAGAACAAGCACTGCAAGCAAGATTCATCAAGAAGTTTGGAAAAGAAAAGGCGAAGTTGAGAAATAATCTTGCTAATGATGAGAACTAA